Below is a window of Fulvitalea axinellae DNA.
CCTGACGTACGAAGGCATCCGCTCTTTGGGCGACCTGAAGATCAAGACGCCGAACCTTGACAAACTGGTTAAGGAAGGCACAACCTTCACCCACACCTACAACATGGGCGCGTGGAACGGCGCCGTGTGTATGGCCAGCCGCGCCATGATCAATACGGGCATGTACGTATGGAAGACGCAAGACCATATGAACGAGTTCCGGAAGAATCCGCAAGTGAAAGAGAGCCATCCGTTCTGGTCGGAGATGATGTCAAACGCCGGCTACGAAACCTACTTCACCGGAAAGTGGCACGTAGGCGTTAAGCCTCAGCAAATCTTCGACAACGTTACGGACGTGCGGGGCGGTATGCCAAACCAAACCAAAGAGGGCTACAACCGACCATTGAGCGAAGACGACAAGAACTGGTTGCCTTGGGACAAAACCAAAAACGGATTCTGGAAAGGCGGACAGCACTGGACCGAAAAACTCGGCGACACGGGCGTGCGCTACATCGAACAAGCTTCGAACAAAGACAAGCCGTTCTTTATGTACTTGGCCTTCAACGCCGCGCATGACCCCCGTCAGGCTCCGAAGGAGTACGTGGACATGTACCCGCTGAAGAAGATCAAGACGCCTAAGAACTTCATGGCCGATTATCCTGACTTCAAGACCCTGTTCCCGAAAGGAAATATGCGCGACGAAAGACTCGCTCCATTCCCGAGAACGGAATATTCGGTGAAGGTTAACCGCCAGGAATACTACGCCCTGATCACGTATATGGACGAGCAGATCGGCAGAATCCTCGACGCGCTGGAAAAATCGGGCAAAGCGGACAACACTTACATCGTCTTCACCGCCGACCACGGTTTGTCAGTAGGCCACCACGGCTTGCTCGGAAAGCAAAATATGTACGACCACAGTATCCGCGTGCCGTTTATGGTGGTGGGTCCGAACGTGCCCAAGAACCGCAAGATCAAAACGCCGATTTACCTTCAGGCCGTTATGCCTACGGCGCTTGAGGTGGCCGGAGTTCAGCAACCTTCTTACGTAGATTTCAAGAGCGTATTGCCTGTAATCAGGGGCGAGCGCAAGTCGAATCTGGAAGCTGTTTACGGCGGATTTATGGCTCAGCAGAGATGCGTGATCCAAGACAACTACAAGCTGATCCTGTATCCGAAATCGGGCGTAGTGAAACTTTTCAATATGAAAAAAGACGCCAACGAGATGAAAAACTTGGCCGAAAAGCCGGAACACAAAGCCAGAATCAAGCAGATGTTCGAAAAGCTGAAAGATCTTCAGAAGGAGAACGGCGACAAGCTTGACCTTGACCAAGCTTATCCGGCTTTGGCTTCCGCCAATATCTAATAACAGTACACAGTAAATAGTAAAGGGTAAAGAGACTGCTCGAAAATAGCCTAAACTCTATTTCAGGCATCGCTTTTCTAAAACAGAATCTATTTACTGAGTGTACTCACCTAATAATCAGTCACAAAAAAGGGAAAGGCTAAGGCCTTTCCCTTTTCTTATGTCAAAACCTGAATAGTTATCTTATTCCACGGCTTTCAACTCTTTGGGATAGTTCTTCTCATAATATCGGCAATATCCCGTAATCGGGCATTTTTCGCATTTCGGTTTTCTGGCCAAGCAGATATATCGTCCATGAAGAATCAGCCAATGGTGGGCTTTGGGTATCAGCTCCTTGGCGATGTTCTTCATCAAATGCTTTTCGACCTCCAAAGGCGTTTTGGAATTCTGCGGTACCAAACCGATCCGCTTCGAGACTCTGAAAACGTGCGTATCCACGGCCATCGCCGGCTTGTCATACACCACAGAAGCGATTACATTGGCCGTTTTCCTTCCCACGCCCGGCATTTTCTGCAATTCCTTAATGTCTTCCGGAACAATGTTGTTGAAATCCTCCACCAACATCTTGGCCATACCCAGCAGGTGCTTGGTCTTGTTGTTCGGGTAGCTGATGCTTTTGATATAAGGAAAAAGCTCGTCGAAATTGGAGGCCATCAAGTCCTTGGCCGTCGGAAATTCCTCGAACAAGGCCGGCGTGACTAAATTCACACGCTTGTCGGTACACTGGGCGCTGAGAATCACGGCCACCAACAGCTCGAACGGATTGGTGTAATTCAACTCCGTCTCGGCCTCGGGCTGATGCTCGGCGAAATAATCTATGATTCCTTGATACCGTTCTTGTCGTCTCATGAGCCAAAAATAGGCGTTCATAAACCGAAAAAGCAATTCGGTTCGAAATTCCTTTTCCGGAAGTTTTGTTAAGCAGGCTCCGGCTTTGTCATTTCCAGAATCTGGACAGCGCAAAGCAGTTCTTGGGTTGTGCCGTCACTTCCGTTAACCGCAGAATATGTAGCCCGAGCCCGCACCAAGGTTCCGTCAGGGGTTTGGCGAGTCGCTTCCCTCGTATGAATGCCATTTACGGAAGCTTCTCTCCATATTTTATCGAAATCGAATTCCTCGCCCGCCTTTTTAGGGAACAGTTTGTCAATCGATTGCCCACGCAATTGAGCCTCCATCATTCCCGAATAGTTAGTGAAAGCTTTGTTCACCGTCTCTATCTCGCCTCTTTTGTTTATGGTGATAATCGGAAGGAAACGATCCAGCGCATCACTAACCGACTGGCTTTCTTCCGCCCTTCTCTCCACTTCTTCCTGAGTCGCCTGAAGCTCTTCCATATTTTGCCTCATCTCCTCTTCCTGCGTGCGGAGTTCCTCAGTCATTCGTTGGGATTCCTCAAGCAGACGTTTTGTCACCAAAGAGTTTTGGGTCGTATAAATGGCTCCCGCCACGCTTTCGGCCAATTGCAGAAGGAAATTCTTATCGGATTCTGAAAACTCCTTGAAACTCGCCAATTCCAAAACCCCGTATACGGCCTCGTTGGCTATCAAAGGCACAACGACCAAAGAAGTTGGCGGAGCTTCGCCCAATCCCGACGTAATCGACATGTAATCCTCGGGGACGTCTGTCAGATACAGGAGGTTTTTCTCTCGCCAAGCTTGGCCTATAAGTCCGTCGCCCACATACACTCGCTCGTCTTCCAAAGACTTCATTCGGTCATAAGCGTACGTAGCGTACAGCTCAAGATATTCTTCAGGGGTTTCCCCGTCCATCTCTTTTACATAGAGCTTGCCTTGGTTAGCGTCCATGTGCCTAACGAGCTTGCAGATCAACTTTTCGGACAGTTGCCCCATATCCTCGTTATTGTCCCTGATCAGGGAAGCGAACTGAGCCAAGCCTTGGTTATGCCACTGGCGGATCTTGTCTTGTTTGGCCACTTCGCCCAAACTGTCCCGCATATTGCTCAACGCTTTTCCTATTTCGCCAGAGTTGCCAAATACGTCAATATCCGTATCAAAATGGCCTTTGCCCACTTGGTCCGCAAAGTCCTTTACGTTTTTCAGATTACGGGTAAGAATGCCAAGTTCCGCACGTACGTCATCCAGTTCGTCGCCTCTGGCTTCCGGAATCTCAGGAATATTGCCTTCGCCCAAGGTCTTAGACAAACGCTGGATTTCCTTAATCGATGACTTTACTACTCTGTCAAGCTTTCTGTACAGTAATAATGAAATGCCGAGAGCCAAGACTATGGCCACTATCTCGGAATACTTGAAACGTCTGAATTCCACATTAAACTGGCCCAGCAACTCCTTTCTCTGTTCGTAAACACCGTCACTGTATTGGGAAATTTTTCCCCTAAGCCATTCCATATCCTCATCTACACCCTTCAGTGCGTAGGCTCCCGTTTCCTGACCGTTAATCGTTCTTAGGGCCCGCTTCTTTAATCGGGTGGCTCTGTTCAGTATCTCTTTGGCTATCTGCTTATCCTTGGGGCCCAGCCTTTCGGATATAGTTTTAATCGAATCCAGAGAAATCGCTACATTCTTTTCCCACAAAGCGTTGAATCTCCCCAGAGTAACTTCTCTTCTCTTTCTCAGCCGAACATGTTCGTCCACCACCAATCGGGTGCGCTCCAAGCCGCTACTCAGGCTGGCCGCATACAGCAAAGCGGGTTGGCAGTCCTGGCTACTTTTCATCCCGAGCCTCACTATTCCGGAAGTCCCAAAAAAGGTATACCCTACCAACGCTATTGTTAGCCCGGCCATAAGGCCAAAGCTTAGCTTTATATTGAAATCAAAGGATTTTAGCTTCTTCATCTTCATACAATACCTTTCAAACACTGTTTCTCTCCACACCTTTCTTTAAAGCGCGATCAGCCTTGTGATATAGTCTCTTATGCTTCCAAAAAAATCACACTCATTTCAATTCTCGCCTCAATACAAAAAAACAAAAGAGGACCCAGGCTAAAGCCGAGTATTCATCACAAATTTAATTAGATCTGTGTAAAGCGTGAAATAATCCTTAAATACAGCAAGTCTTTTTTTTTGATTAAATTGTCTTCGAATCCCGTATTAAAGGCATCTTTTTCGACTTATATCGACACGCGCTCGCCATTCGCAGAATGTTTTCAAACATACTTTCCCCTCCGGCCACCAATAAGTTCCAAACACCGAAGCGTTATCACAACGCAATCTCAAAAACATAGCTTTGCCAAGCGTCCGATATCGCCGAAAACAGCATCAATGTGATATTTGACTGCAAAAAAATAGAAAAAAGAGCTCAATCTATCCGTTTTACCCTCTTTTTACCCCTCGGTTTGACCCTCTTCAAGCGATATTGGTCACAAATTCGGAAGCGCCTCCATTATTTCGAACAGTAAAAAAATCATCATGCAAAGGATAATCGTCACGTTTATCGTTTCGGTATTGTGCCTAGCCTGTTCCGATATTCGGACCCTGGAAACGGACAGCTATACGCTCGAAAACGGAAAGGTGTCCCGCTCTATAAGCTGGAGAAACGGAAAGCTTAAAACAGTATCTTTATCAAATAAAATTTCGGGAAAAACTTTACAATCATCGGGCGAATCGTTCCATATTATAGCCGACGGACTGGACAAACCCATTACCGGAGCAAATTCGGAAGTAACTGGGGCTACCCTAAAAAGTTCAAATGGAGTCGAAACTCTTCGAGTAAGCTTGCGCAACAATAATTTCCCGAAAGTGAAGATCCAGGCCGTTTACCAATTGGCCGAAGACAAATTCTACGGAAGGAAATGGATAGAGGTGAACGTGCCCGAAAACGGCCACGTTCCGGCACAAAGCCTAGCTGTAGAGGATATCACGTTCACGGAAAAACCCTCGTCGGGATGTGATGGCAATGGCCAACCCGTTTACCTCAACGGCGACTTCTTTATGGGGCTGGAATGGCCTGTAGCCCGAAACCGCTACGATTATGGAAAATACACCGCGACGCACAAGCCCGGATGGAACCTGACCGGCAATTACATATCGAAAAAAGCAGTTTGGGGAGCTACGCCTACAGGGAAAGCCAAAGAGTGGTTTCTTGAGAAATACCTGCCCGAAATCCGCATCACGCCACCAAAACCCGTCGTACTTTACAACTCTTGGTACGATATCCGTGGCCTCGACAGCCAACTCTTGCCCGACTACGCCTCAACGCTAAACGGATTCGCCACTAAGCTGGAAAAAGAACATGGCATTCCCGTAGATTATTTCGTTCCCGACGATTTCTGGCAAGACCGCCACAGCGTTTACCAACCTCTGGATTCCGCCGCGCACTGGCAACTGCGGGATATGGTCGAATCGAAACTTTCGCAGGGAAAATTCGGGATATGGATGCCCGTATCCGCTTGTAGGGCTCTCGATATGAATTGGGCCAAAGAAAACGGTTACGATATCGGCGTTCCGAAACTTTGGGGGAGCTCGACGCTCTGCCTTTCGGGTGAAAAATACCATAAAGAACTCCGCAAACGACTCAAAGAGACAATTCAGGACCAACGGATCCTTTATTTCAAACACGACAACAACCACCTGAACTGCCCCTCCGACAAACACGGGCACAGGCCCAATAGCGACAGCCAAGTCGAAGAGATTTTCGAGTTGATGGAGTATATGCGCAAGCTGAACCCGGATGTTTACCTCAACTACACCACTGGAATGAACCTTAGCCCTTGGTGGCTGATGGGCGCCGATTGTATCTGGATCGGTGGTGGCGATGTGGGCGTAGGCGGAATCGGACCGCAAAGGGAACGCGCCATCACCCACCGCGACAAAGTGATCAAAAACAACGACCGTTTCCAATTTCCGCAAAACTCCATGATGACGCACGGAATCATCAAAGGCCGGTACATTTACGGATTCCCGAAAGAACCGACCAAAAACTGGGAACATTACGTTACGATGTTCGTCGGGCGTGGCGTATCCATGTACGAGCTTTACCTTTCGCCCTCCATTCTTTCCGACAGCGAGTGGGATTTCCTCGGAAAAACCCTCAGCTGGGCCAAAGACAACAGCGACATTCTGCTCAACAACACAAGGCTAATCCTCGGCGACGTAAGGAAAGGCGAGCCTTACGGTTACGCCCACACCAAAGACAACAAATCGATCGTCTTTCTCCGCAATCCTTCCGACAACACCGTTTTGGACAAAAGTTCAAAACTGACGCTGGACGAAGGATGGAAAGTACTTAGAACCGATAAAAGTCTGCCTGAAAACGTAACCGCTTCGAACTTTGACGATTCCGGTTGGAAAACCGAAAGCGTCAAGAACATGCGGATTACAAAGACTGACGCAACAAACCTAGCCTACAGAAAAACCTTCAAGGCACCGGAAAACTGGAAAGGAAAAGCGGTCAGGCTAAACTTCGGCGGAGCCGACGACGAATACAGGATTTTTCTGAACGGAAAAGAAATAGCTTCGCACAAGGGTTGGGGAGGCCTTTGGATCAACGGCCAAGAGGTGCCCCAGCTTACCGGCCACTATGGCGCGGCGGAATATTATAACTATAACGCGGAACCTCTGGCCATAGATATTCCGGCTGAAAGCATCCAAGCCGGGAAAAATAACACCTTGGCTGTGTTGATCAAAAACAAAGGGAAATTCGGTGGAGTGTATCGCAATGTCAGTTTGGTTCCGATACAAAACCGTAAGGAAACACGAGCGGAGCTGAAGCTGGACGCCAATACGCTCGGGAT
It encodes the following:
- a CDS encoding sulfatase-like hydrolase/transferase, with the protein product MFSPKRLFKQTLGLLSLAGALTLSRVNAYGQTQTEKPNFLFIFADDLTYEGIRSLGDLKIKTPNLDKLVKEGTTFTHTYNMGAWNGAVCMASRAMINTGMYVWKTQDHMNEFRKNPQVKESHPFWSEMMSNAGYETYFTGKWHVGVKPQQIFDNVTDVRGGMPNQTKEGYNRPLSEDDKNWLPWDKTKNGFWKGGQHWTEKLGDTGVRYIEQASNKDKPFFMYLAFNAAHDPRQAPKEYVDMYPLKKIKTPKNFMADYPDFKTLFPKGNMRDERLAPFPRTEYSVKVNRQEYYALITYMDEQIGRILDALEKSGKADNTYIVFTADHGLSVGHHGLLGKQNMYDHSIRVPFMVVGPNVPKNRKIKTPIYLQAVMPTALEVAGVQQPSYVDFKSVLPVIRGERKSNLEAVYGGFMAQQRCVIQDNYKLILYPKSGVVKLFNMKKDANEMKNLAEKPEHKARIKQMFEKLKDLQKENGDKLDLDQAYPALASANI
- the nth gene encoding endonuclease III; translation: MRRQERYQGIIDYFAEHQPEAETELNYTNPFELLVAVILSAQCTDKRVNLVTPALFEEFPTAKDLMASNFDELFPYIKSISYPNNKTKHLLGMAKMLVEDFNNIVPEDIKELQKMPGVGRKTANVIASVVYDKPAMAVDTHVFRVSKRIGLVPQNSKTPLEVEKHLMKNIAKELIPKAHHWLILHGRYICLARKPKCEKCPITGYCRYYEKNYPKELKAVE
- a CDS encoding GAF domain-containing protein, whose product is MKMKKLKSFDFNIKLSFGLMAGLTIALVGYTFFGTSGIVRLGMKSSQDCQPALLYAASLSSGLERTRLVVDEHVRLRKRREVTLGRFNALWEKNVAISLDSIKTISERLGPKDKQIAKEILNRATRLKKRALRTINGQETGAYALKGVDEDMEWLRGKISQYSDGVYEQRKELLGQFNVEFRRFKYSEIVAIVLALGISLLLYRKLDRVVKSSIKEIQRLSKTLGEGNIPEIPEARGDELDDVRAELGILTRNLKNVKDFADQVGKGHFDTDIDVFGNSGEIGKALSNMRDSLGEVAKQDKIRQWHNQGLAQFASLIRDNNEDMGQLSEKLICKLVRHMDANQGKLYVKEMDGETPEEYLELYATYAYDRMKSLEDERVYVGDGLIGQAWREKNLLYLTDVPEDYMSITSGLGEAPPTSLVVVPLIANEAVYGVLELASFKEFSESDKNFLLQLAESVAGAIYTTQNSLVTKRLLEESQRMTEELRTQEEEMRQNMEELQATQEEVERRAEESQSVSDALDRFLPIITINKRGEIETVNKAFTNYSGMMEAQLRGQSIDKLFPKKAGEEFDFDKIWREASVNGIHTREATRQTPDGTLVRARATYSAVNGSDGTTQELLCAVQILEMTKPEPA